One genomic window of Cricetulus griseus strain 17A/GY chromosome 3, alternate assembly CriGri-PICRH-1.0, whole genome shotgun sequence includes the following:
- the Fhod1 gene encoding FH1/FH2 domain-containing protein 1 isoform X2 yields the protein MAGEEDRGDGDPVSVVTVRVQYLEDTDPFACANFPEPRRAPTCSLDGGLPLSAQIPALHRLLGAPLKLEDCALQVSPSGYYLDPELSLEEQREMLEGFYEEISKGRKPTLILRTQLSVRVNAILEKLYGSSGPELRRSLFSLKQIFQEDKDLVPEFVHSEGLSCLIRVGAAADHNYQSYILRALGQLMLFVDGMLGVVAHSETVQWLYTLCASLSRLVVKTALKLLLVFVEYSENNAPLFIQAVNSVASTTGTLPWANLVSILEEKNGADPELLVYTVTLINKTLAALPDQDSFYDVTDALEQQGMEALVQRLLGTSGTDVDLRTQLMLYESALRFEDGDMEEAAAAAAAGGRRERRKPSSEEGKRSRRSLEGGGCPVRIPEPGSTGPASPVGSTSFPGPTLLTSPGISPTGPASGLRTSVNLFPTISVGPSVDSSCERSIYKARFLENVAAAETEKQAALAQGRAETLAGATVDETDGSSPSGTRELWDSPEPASAPRTPQSPVSRILLRTQQSLEPEPKEPVLPPSPKAEPVHELPTRVPKLCIGDLDFSDLGEDEDQDTLNMASVESEKTFPLLPHPPSSLSGGSPPPPPPPPPILGSCPPPPPPPPPPILGSCPPPPPLAAPFSRSALDGPTLPTKRKTVKLFWRELKLAGGPGFSGNRFGPCPTLWASLEPVSVDTARLEHLFESRAKDVLPTKKAGEGRRTMTTVLDPKRSNAINIGLTTLPPVHVIKAALLNFDEFAVSKDGIEKLLTMMPTEEERQKIEEAQLANPDVPLGPAENFLMTLASIGGLAARLQLWAFKLDYDSMEREIAEPLFDLKVGMEQLVHNATFRCILATLLAVGNFLNGSKSSGFELSYLEKVSEVKDTVRRQSLLYHLCSLVLQTRPDSSDLYSEIPALTRCAKVDFEQLTENLGQLECRSQAAEDSLRSLAKHELAPALRARLTHFLAQCTRRVAMLRVVHRRVCNRFHAFLLYLGYTAQAAREVRIMQFCHTLREFALEYRTCRERVLQQQQKRATYRERNKTRGRMITETEKFSGVAGEAPSNLSVPVAVSSGPGQGDADSHATMKSLLTSRPEDTVHSRRSRGMVQSSSPVTHTAVGASTVSPEETSASSLPSDTSDEIMDLLVQSVTKSSPRALAARERKRSRGNRKSLRRTLKSGLGDDLVQALGLSKAPGLEV from the exons CTGGAGGACTGTGCACTGCAAGTGTCTCCATCAGGATACTACTTGGACCCGGAGCTATCCCTAGAAGAACAGCGGGAGATGCTGGAAGGCTTCTATGAAGAGATCAG CAAAGGGCGGAAGCCCACATTGATCCTGCGGACCCAGCTCTCTGTGAGGGTCAATGCTATCTTGG AAAAGTTGTATGGCTCCAGTGGCCCTGAGCTCCGCCGATCTCTCTTCTCATTAAAGCAGATATTCCAG GAAGACAAGGACCTGGTGCCTGAATTTGTACACTCAGAGGGGCTGAGTTGCCTCATCCGTGTGGGTGCTGCTGCTGATCACAACTACCAGAGCTACATCCTTCGAG CCCTGGGCCAGCTGATGCTTTTTGTGGATGGGATGCTGGGGGTGGTGGCCCATAGTGAGACTGTGCAGTGGCTGTACACACTGTGTGCTAGCCTG TCCCGCTTGGTGGTAAAGACAGCCCTGAAGCTGCTGCTGGTGTTTGTGGAGTATTCTGAGAACAATGCACCGCTGTTCATCCAGGCAGTCAACTCTGTAGCCAGCACCACCG GTACTCTTCCCTGGGCCAACTTGGTGTCCATCCTGGAAGAGAAGAATGGAGCTGACCCAGAGCTATTGGTGTACACTGTCACTCTTATTAACAAG ACACTGGCAGCACTCCCAGACCAGGACTCCTTCTATGATGTGACAGATGCCCTGGAGCAGCAGGGCATGGAAGCACTGGTCCAACGCCTCTTGGGCACTTCTGGCACTGATGTTGACCTGCGAACACAGCTAATGCTCTATGAG AGTGCCCTTCGCTTTGAGGATGGAGATATGGAAGAGgctgcagctgctgcagctgcagGTGGCCGACGAGAGCGACGGAAGCCATCCTCAGAGGAGGGCAAAAGGAGCAGAAGGTCACTAGAAGGTGGAGGCTGTCCTGTGCGTATCCCAGAACCAGG CTCTACAGGCCCTGCTTCACCAGTAGGCTCCACCTCCTTCCCTGGCCCCACCTTGCTGACAAGTCCAGGCATCAGCCCTACTGGCCCAGCCTCTGGCCTCCGTACCTCAGTGAACCTCTTTCCTACCATTTCTGTGGGACCATCAGTGGACAGTTCCTGTGAAAGAAGCATCTACAA AGCCCGGTTCCTGGAGAATGTGGCAGCAGCAGAAACAGAGAAGCAGGCTGCTCTGGCCCAGGGCCGGGCAGAGACACTGGCTGGAGCCACAGTGGATGAGACTGATGGATCGTCACCATCAG GCACCAGGGAACTGTGGGACTCCCCAGAGCCAGCCTCTGCACCTAGAACACCTCAGAGCCCTGTTTCCCGAATCCTGCTCCGGACCCAGCAGAGCCTTGAGCCGGAACCCAAGGAGCCAGTGTTACCACCAAGTCCCAAGGCTGAGCCTGTCCACGAGCTTCCTACCCGTGTCCCCAAGCTCTGCATTGGGGACTTGGACTTCTCAGATCTAGGGGAGGATGAAGACCAGGACACATTAAACATGGCATCTGTGGAGTCTGAAAAAACGTTCCCACTTCTACCACATCCACCATCTTCACTCTCTGGGGgttccccacctccacctccacctcccccaCCCATCTTAGGATCctgtcccccacctccacctccacctcccccccccatctTAGGTTCCTGTCCGCCACCTCCACCCCTGGCTGCCCCTTTTTCCCGCTCAGCACTTGATGGCCCAACCCTCCCCACCAAAAGGAAGACAGTCAAACTTTTCTGGCGGGAACTAAAGCTGGCTGGGGgccctgggttctctggaaacCGCTTTGGACCTTGCCCTACCCTGTGGGCCTCTCTAGAACCTGTCTCAGTAGACACAGCCCGGCTGGAACACCTATTTGAGTCCCGGGCCAAGGATGTACTACCCACCAAG AAAGCTGGTGAGGGCCGCCGGACAATGACCACAGTGCTGGACCCCAAGCGCAGCAATGCCATCAACATTGGCCTAACCACTTTGCCACCTGTGCATGTCATTAAGGCTGCCCTGCTCAACTTTGATGAATTTGCTGTCAGCAAGGATGGCATTGAG AAACTGCTGACTATGATGCCCACTGAGGAAGAGCGGCAGAAGATTGAGGAAGCCCAGCTGGCAAACCCTGATGTACCCCTGGGCCCAGCTGAGAATTTCCTGATGACTCTTGCTTCTATTGGAGGCCTGGCTGCACGCCTGCAACTCTGGGCTTTCAAGCTGGACTATGACAGCATGGAGCGG GAAATTGCAGAGCCACTATTTGATCTGAAAGTGGGCATGGAACAGCTGGTGCACAATGCCACCTTCCGTTGCATCCTGGCTACCCTTTTGGCTGTTGGCAACTTCCTCAATGGTTCCAAG AGCAGTGGCTTTGAGCTGAGCTACCTGGAGAAGGTGTCAGAAGTGAAGGACACAGTGCGCCGGCAGTCACTGCTGTATCATCTCTGTTCCCTGGTGCTCCAGACTCGGCCTGACTCCTCTGATCTCTACTCAGAAATCCCTGCCCTCACCCGCTGTGCTAAG GTGGACTTTGAGCAGCTGACTGAGAACCTGGGGCAACTGGAGTGCCGGAGCCAAGCAGCTGAGGACAGCCTTCGGAGCTTAGCAAAGCATGAGCTAGCCCCGGCTCTGCGTGCCCGCCTTACCCACTTCCTGGCCCAGTGTACCCGCCGGGTAGCCATGCTAAGGGTAGTGCACCGCCGAGTCTGCAACAG GTTCCATGCCTTCCTCCTCTACTTGGGCTACACTGCACAGGCAGCCCGGGAAGTTCGCATCATGCAATTCTGTCACACGCTGAGAGAGTTTGCTCTTGAGTATCGGACTTGCCGGGAACGAGtactgcagcagcagcagaagagggCTACATACCGTGAGCGGAATAAGACTCGGGGTCGCATGATCACTGAG ACAGAGAAGTTCTCAGGTGTGGCTGGGGAGGCCCCCAGTAACCTGTCCGTCCCAGTGGCTGTGAGCAGTGGGCCAGGACAGGGTGATGCTGACAGTCATGCCACTATGAAGAGTCTGCTTACCAGCAGGCCAGAAGATACCGTACACAGCCGACGGAGCAGAG GCATGGTGCAGAGCAGTtcccctgtcacacacacagcagtgggGGCCTCCACTGTATCCCCTGAGGAGACTTCAGCTTCCAGTTTACCCAGTGACACATCAGATGAGATAATGGATCTGCTGGTGCAGTCAGTTACCAAAAGCAGTCCTAGAGCCTTAGCTGCTCGGGAAAGGAAGCGCTCTCGTGGCAACCGCAAGTCCT TGAGACGGACATTGAAGAGTGGGCTTGGAGATGACCTGGTGCAGGCACTGGGACTAAGCAAAGCTCCTGGCCTGGAGGTGTGA
- the Fhod1 gene encoding FH1/FH2 domain-containing protein 1 isoform X1: MAGEEDRGDGDPVSVVTVRVQYLEDTDPFACANFPEPRRAPTCSLDGGLPLSAQIPALHRLLGAPLKLEDCALQVSPSGYYLDPELSLEEQREMLEGFYEEISKGRKPTLILRTQLSVRVNAILEKLYGSSGPELRRSLFSLKQIFQEDKDLVPEFVHSEGLSCLIRVGAAADHNYQSYILRALGQLMLFVDGMLGVVAHSETVQWLYTLCASLSRLVVKTALKLLLVFVEYSENNAPLFIQAVNSVASTTGTLPWANLVSILEEKNGADPELLVYTVTLINKPWLPNPTFQTLAALPDQDSFYDVTDALEQQGMEALVQRLLGTSGTDVDLRTQLMLYESALRFEDGDMEEAAAAAAAGGRRERRKPSSEEGKRSRRSLEGGGCPVRIPEPGSTGPASPVGSTSFPGPTLLTSPGISPTGPASGLRTSVNLFPTISVGPSVDSSCERSIYKARFLENVAAAETEKQAALAQGRAETLAGATVDETDGSSPSGTRELWDSPEPASAPRTPQSPVSRILLRTQQSLEPEPKEPVLPPSPKAEPVHELPTRVPKLCIGDLDFSDLGEDEDQDTLNMASVESEKTFPLLPHPPSSLSGGSPPPPPPPPPILGSCPPPPPPPPPPILGSCPPPPPLAAPFSRSALDGPTLPTKRKTVKLFWRELKLAGGPGFSGNRFGPCPTLWASLEPVSVDTARLEHLFESRAKDVLPTKKAGEGRRTMTTVLDPKRSNAINIGLTTLPPVHVIKAALLNFDEFAVSKDGIEKLLTMMPTEEERQKIEEAQLANPDVPLGPAENFLMTLASIGGLAARLQLWAFKLDYDSMEREIAEPLFDLKVGMEQLVHNATFRCILATLLAVGNFLNGSKSSGFELSYLEKVSEVKDTVRRQSLLYHLCSLVLQTRPDSSDLYSEIPALTRCAKVDFEQLTENLGQLECRSQAAEDSLRSLAKHELAPALRARLTHFLAQCTRRVAMLRVVHRRVCNRFHAFLLYLGYTAQAAREVRIMQFCHTLREFALEYRTCRERVLQQQQKRATYRERNKTRGRMITETEKFSGVAGEAPSNLSVPVAVSSGPGQGDADSHATMKSLLTSRPEDTVHSRRSRGMVQSSSPVTHTAVGASTVSPEETSASSLPSDTSDEIMDLLVQSVTKSSPRALAARERKRSRGNRKSLRRTLKSGLGDDLVQALGLSKAPGLEV, from the exons CTGGAGGACTGTGCACTGCAAGTGTCTCCATCAGGATACTACTTGGACCCGGAGCTATCCCTAGAAGAACAGCGGGAGATGCTGGAAGGCTTCTATGAAGAGATCAG CAAAGGGCGGAAGCCCACATTGATCCTGCGGACCCAGCTCTCTGTGAGGGTCAATGCTATCTTGG AAAAGTTGTATGGCTCCAGTGGCCCTGAGCTCCGCCGATCTCTCTTCTCATTAAAGCAGATATTCCAG GAAGACAAGGACCTGGTGCCTGAATTTGTACACTCAGAGGGGCTGAGTTGCCTCATCCGTGTGGGTGCTGCTGCTGATCACAACTACCAGAGCTACATCCTTCGAG CCCTGGGCCAGCTGATGCTTTTTGTGGATGGGATGCTGGGGGTGGTGGCCCATAGTGAGACTGTGCAGTGGCTGTACACACTGTGTGCTAGCCTG TCCCGCTTGGTGGTAAAGACAGCCCTGAAGCTGCTGCTGGTGTTTGTGGAGTATTCTGAGAACAATGCACCGCTGTTCATCCAGGCAGTCAACTCTGTAGCCAGCACCACCG GTACTCTTCCCTGGGCCAACTTGGTGTCCATCCTGGAAGAGAAGAATGGAGCTGACCCAGAGCTATTGGTGTACACTGTCACTCTTATTAACAAG CCTTGGCTTCCTAACCCCACCTTCCAGACACTGGCAGCACTCCCAGACCAGGACTCCTTCTATGATGTGACAGATGCCCTGGAGCAGCAGGGCATGGAAGCACTGGTCCAACGCCTCTTGGGCACTTCTGGCACTGATGTTGACCTGCGAACACAGCTAATGCTCTATGAG AGTGCCCTTCGCTTTGAGGATGGAGATATGGAAGAGgctgcagctgctgcagctgcagGTGGCCGACGAGAGCGACGGAAGCCATCCTCAGAGGAGGGCAAAAGGAGCAGAAGGTCACTAGAAGGTGGAGGCTGTCCTGTGCGTATCCCAGAACCAGG CTCTACAGGCCCTGCTTCACCAGTAGGCTCCACCTCCTTCCCTGGCCCCACCTTGCTGACAAGTCCAGGCATCAGCCCTACTGGCCCAGCCTCTGGCCTCCGTACCTCAGTGAACCTCTTTCCTACCATTTCTGTGGGACCATCAGTGGACAGTTCCTGTGAAAGAAGCATCTACAA AGCCCGGTTCCTGGAGAATGTGGCAGCAGCAGAAACAGAGAAGCAGGCTGCTCTGGCCCAGGGCCGGGCAGAGACACTGGCTGGAGCCACAGTGGATGAGACTGATGGATCGTCACCATCAG GCACCAGGGAACTGTGGGACTCCCCAGAGCCAGCCTCTGCACCTAGAACACCTCAGAGCCCTGTTTCCCGAATCCTGCTCCGGACCCAGCAGAGCCTTGAGCCGGAACCCAAGGAGCCAGTGTTACCACCAAGTCCCAAGGCTGAGCCTGTCCACGAGCTTCCTACCCGTGTCCCCAAGCTCTGCATTGGGGACTTGGACTTCTCAGATCTAGGGGAGGATGAAGACCAGGACACATTAAACATGGCATCTGTGGAGTCTGAAAAAACGTTCCCACTTCTACCACATCCACCATCTTCACTCTCTGGGGgttccccacctccacctccacctcccccaCCCATCTTAGGATCctgtcccccacctccacctccacctcccccccccatctTAGGTTCCTGTCCGCCACCTCCACCCCTGGCTGCCCCTTTTTCCCGCTCAGCACTTGATGGCCCAACCCTCCCCACCAAAAGGAAGACAGTCAAACTTTTCTGGCGGGAACTAAAGCTGGCTGGGGgccctgggttctctggaaacCGCTTTGGACCTTGCCCTACCCTGTGGGCCTCTCTAGAACCTGTCTCAGTAGACACAGCCCGGCTGGAACACCTATTTGAGTCCCGGGCCAAGGATGTACTACCCACCAAG AAAGCTGGTGAGGGCCGCCGGACAATGACCACAGTGCTGGACCCCAAGCGCAGCAATGCCATCAACATTGGCCTAACCACTTTGCCACCTGTGCATGTCATTAAGGCTGCCCTGCTCAACTTTGATGAATTTGCTGTCAGCAAGGATGGCATTGAG AAACTGCTGACTATGATGCCCACTGAGGAAGAGCGGCAGAAGATTGAGGAAGCCCAGCTGGCAAACCCTGATGTACCCCTGGGCCCAGCTGAGAATTTCCTGATGACTCTTGCTTCTATTGGAGGCCTGGCTGCACGCCTGCAACTCTGGGCTTTCAAGCTGGACTATGACAGCATGGAGCGG GAAATTGCAGAGCCACTATTTGATCTGAAAGTGGGCATGGAACAGCTGGTGCACAATGCCACCTTCCGTTGCATCCTGGCTACCCTTTTGGCTGTTGGCAACTTCCTCAATGGTTCCAAG AGCAGTGGCTTTGAGCTGAGCTACCTGGAGAAGGTGTCAGAAGTGAAGGACACAGTGCGCCGGCAGTCACTGCTGTATCATCTCTGTTCCCTGGTGCTCCAGACTCGGCCTGACTCCTCTGATCTCTACTCAGAAATCCCTGCCCTCACCCGCTGTGCTAAG GTGGACTTTGAGCAGCTGACTGAGAACCTGGGGCAACTGGAGTGCCGGAGCCAAGCAGCTGAGGACAGCCTTCGGAGCTTAGCAAAGCATGAGCTAGCCCCGGCTCTGCGTGCCCGCCTTACCCACTTCCTGGCCCAGTGTACCCGCCGGGTAGCCATGCTAAGGGTAGTGCACCGCCGAGTCTGCAACAG GTTCCATGCCTTCCTCCTCTACTTGGGCTACACTGCACAGGCAGCCCGGGAAGTTCGCATCATGCAATTCTGTCACACGCTGAGAGAGTTTGCTCTTGAGTATCGGACTTGCCGGGAACGAGtactgcagcagcagcagaagagggCTACATACCGTGAGCGGAATAAGACTCGGGGTCGCATGATCACTGAG ACAGAGAAGTTCTCAGGTGTGGCTGGGGAGGCCCCCAGTAACCTGTCCGTCCCAGTGGCTGTGAGCAGTGGGCCAGGACAGGGTGATGCTGACAGTCATGCCACTATGAAGAGTCTGCTTACCAGCAGGCCAGAAGATACCGTACACAGCCGACGGAGCAGAG GCATGGTGCAGAGCAGTtcccctgtcacacacacagcagtgggGGCCTCCACTGTATCCCCTGAGGAGACTTCAGCTTCCAGTTTACCCAGTGACACATCAGATGAGATAATGGATCTGCTGGTGCAGTCAGTTACCAAAAGCAGTCCTAGAGCCTTAGCTGCTCGGGAAAGGAAGCGCTCTCGTGGCAACCGCAAGTCCT TGAGACGGACATTGAAGAGTGGGCTTGGAGATGACCTGGTGCAGGCACTGGGACTAAGCAAAGCTCCTGGCCTGGAGGTGTGA
- the Tmem208 gene encoding transmembrane protein 208 — MAPKGKVGTRGKKQIFEENKETLKFYLRIILGANAIYCLVTLVFFYSSASFWAWMALGFSLAVYGASYHSMSSMARAAFSEDGSLMDGGMDLNMEQGMAEHLKDVILLTAIVQVLSCFSLYIWSFWLLAPGRALYLLWVNVLGPWFTADSGSPAPEHNEKRQRRQERRQMKRL; from the exons ATGGCG CCCAAAGGCAAAGTGGGTACAAGAGGGAAGAAGCAGATATTTGAAGAGAACAAAGAAACTCTCAAGTTTTACCTGAGGATCATACTGGGAGCCAAT GCCATATACTGCCTTGTGACCTTGGTTTTCTTCTATTCATCTGCCTCATTCTGGGCCTGG ATGGCCCTGGGCTTTAGTTTGGCAGTATATGGGGCCAGTTACCATTCTATGAGTTCAATGGCTCGAGCAGCCTTCTCTGAGGATGGGTCCTTAATGGATGGTGGCATGGACCTTAACATGGAGCAGGGCATGGCAGA GCACCTTAAAGACGTGATCCTACTGACAGCCATTGTTCAGGTGCTCAGCTGCTTCTCCCTCTACATCTGGTCCTTCTGGCTTCTG GCTCCAGGTCGGGCCCTTTACCTCTTGTGGGTAAATGTGCTGGGCCCCTGGTTCACAGCAGACAgtggatccccagcaccagagCACAATGAAAAACGACAACGCCGACAGGAGCGGCGGCAGATGAAGCGGTTATAG